The following coding sequences lie in one Aquabacterium olei genomic window:
- a CDS encoding S8 family serine peptidase: protein MSRVRDVARALFVGALAGAGATAWGAAAGTPADAAGAAGLVVKLRESGGAASVVRLAATQRTSEPDRLQAARLRAVAQRRQVSLLERKATAFGAHVVNPRRLMTRAEAEREAARWRADPDVEWVIVNERVTAAALPTPHTAPVLASPLTDTFAPQQWWLARPTSGLEGVANVRGAWDQLAGRALYPVVVAVLDSGRRDIPGLTGRWFAGYDFVSEAAYAKDGDGLDADPRDEGDQLTSLEIARDPPLYPAEVCGAHGSTWHGPTIAGMLGAMPRALDSGNTLGVVGMLPQLGQGRAGGPLVLPVRVSGSCGASVMDVIEGLLWAAGVRYQGEPLVNPAPARVINLSFGGAGSCTGANSDRDAAWLYRQAIAAVRSKGALIVASAGNGDFVTGAGAASRPANCAGVLAVTGLSKRGLKAHYANQTTSGLAVASGERTGINDDYLLLPGYSGEGSSATPGAVYAAGTSFAAPMAAGVAAMMLALDPSITVDELQAVLTDPGPTGGLRPHVATGSVPGFSAVCSAGQPQQNCYCDTTTCGSGVLDAEKAVLWAAGRVDAVGAREAPETTVTASWFVPPRLQTPPPRTGGSGGGAMTAGWSLAWAALLALAASTGRRSQRQAAKPRF, encoded by the coding sequence ATGTCACGCGTTCGTGATGTGGCGCGTGCCCTGTTTGTGGGGGCCCTGGCAGGGGCGGGCGCCACCGCGTGGGGGGCCGCAGCCGGGACGCCGGCGGATGCGGCGGGGGCTGCGGGGCTGGTGGTGAAGTTGCGGGAATCGGGCGGGGCGGCCTCGGTGGTCCGGTTGGCGGCCACGCAGCGCACCTCCGAGCCCGACCGCCTTCAAGCCGCCCGGCTGAGGGCCGTGGCGCAACGGCGGCAGGTGTCGCTGTTGGAGCGCAAGGCCACGGCGTTTGGCGCCCATGTGGTCAACCCCCGGCGTCTGATGACGCGCGCCGAGGCCGAGCGCGAGGCAGCGCGCTGGCGCGCGGACCCGGATGTTGAATGGGTCATCGTCAACGAGCGTGTGACGGCGGCCGCCCTGCCGACGCCGCACACGGCGCCCGTGCTGGCCTCTCCGTTGACCGACACGTTTGCGCCGCAGCAGTGGTGGCTGGCGCGGCCCACGAGTGGCCTGGAAGGGGTGGCCAATGTCCGGGGTGCCTGGGATCAGCTTGCGGGGCGGGCGCTGTACCCGGTCGTGGTTGCCGTGCTGGACTCCGGCCGGCGTGACATCCCGGGCCTCACGGGCCGTTGGTTCGCGGGCTACGACTTCGTCAGCGAGGCGGCGTACGCCAAGGACGGCGATGGCCTCGATGCGGACCCGAGAGACGAGGGCGACCAGTTGACGTCCCTGGAGATCGCGCGTGATCCGCCGCTGTATCCCGCGGAGGTCTGCGGCGCGCACGGGAGCACGTGGCACGGCCCCACCATCGCGGGCATGCTGGGCGCCATGCCGAGGGCGCTGGACAGTGGAAACACCCTTGGCGTGGTGGGCATGCTGCCCCAGCTGGGGCAGGGGCGGGCGGGGGGGCCGCTGGTGCTGCCGGTGCGGGTAAGCGGCAGTTGCGGGGCCTCGGTCATGGACGTGATCGAGGGGCTGCTGTGGGCGGCCGGCGTACGCTATCAGGGCGAGCCGCTGGTGAATCCGGCGCCGGCACGGGTCATCAACCTGAGCTTCGGTGGGGCGGGCAGTTGTACCGGCGCCAACAGCGACCGCGATGCTGCCTGGCTGTACCGGCAGGCCATCGCCGCCGTGCGCAGCAAGGGCGCGCTGATCGTGGCCTCGGCGGGCAATGGCGATTTCGTGACCGGTGCGGGGGCGGCCAGCCGGCCTGCCAATTGTGCCGGCGTGCTGGCCGTGACGGGCCTGAGCAAGCGCGGCCTGAAGGCCCACTATGCCAACCAGACGACCAGCGGGCTGGCCGTGGCCTCGGGAGAGCGCACGGGGATCAACGACGACTACCTCCTGCTGCCCGGTTACTCCGGTGAAGGCAGCAGCGCCACGCCTGGGGCGGTTTATGCCGCGGGCACCAGCTTTGCCGCGCCCATGGCGGCCGGGGTGGCGGCCATGATGCTGGCATTGGATCCATCGATCACCGTCGATGAACTGCAAGCAGTGCTGACCGACCCCGGGCCGACCGGTGGACTGCGGCCCCACGTGGCGACGGGCAGCGTGCCCGGGTTCTCAGCCGTGTGTTCGGCCGGTCAGCCGCAGCAGAACTGCTATTGCGACACGACGACCTGCGGCAGCGGCGTGCTGGATGCCGAGAAAGCCGTGCTTTGGGCGGCAGGTCGGGTGGACGCCGTGGGGGCCCGAGAGGCGCCCGAAACCACGGTCACTGCGAGCTGGTTCGTGCCGCCGCGTCTGCAGACCCCGCCGCCGCGCACGGGCGGCTCAGGCGGTGGTGCGATGACGGCGGGGTGGTCGCTCGCTTGGGCTGCCTTGCTGGCACTGGCCGCGAGCACCGGGCGGCGATCTCAGCGGCAGGCGGCGAAGCCGCGGTTCTGA
- a CDS encoding sporulation protein, which produces MLRSLVLILLLVNAAFFAWTQGWLNEVVGIRPDGQREPQRLTQQKAASQLIVVTPEPAETPRSAPAVSPASEPASAAVASASEAESTRCLEAGPFPATQRTQLEALLRPVLPTAARQIDTVTVQGLWMVYMGPYADNDALGRKQDELRRIRGITFEPVRAPASLAPGLSLGRYTTQADAEAALERIRLRGIRTARTVTLRPAGELLVVRVPRASGADQQALAALTLPQNRGFAACR; this is translated from the coding sequence ATGCTGCGCTCCCTGGTGCTGATCCTGCTGCTTGTCAACGCCGCCTTCTTCGCGTGGACGCAGGGCTGGCTGAATGAGGTTGTCGGCATCCGGCCCGATGGGCAGCGCGAGCCCCAGCGTCTGACGCAGCAAAAGGCAGCCAGCCAGCTGATCGTGGTGACGCCCGAACCCGCGGAGACGCCCCGGAGCGCGCCCGCGGTTTCGCCAGCCAGCGAGCCGGCGTCGGCCGCTGTGGCGTCGGCCAGCGAGGCCGAGAGCACCCGCTGTCTGGAGGCCGGCCCCTTCCCCGCCACCCAGCGCACCCAACTCGAAGCGCTGCTGCGGCCGGTGCTGCCCACCGCCGCGCGGCAGATCGACACCGTCACGGTGCAAGGGCTGTGGATGGTCTACATGGGTCCGTACGCAGACAATGACGCGCTCGGGCGCAAGCAGGACGAGTTGCGGCGCATTCGTGGCATCACGTTCGAGCCCGTTCGCGCCCCCGCCAGCCTGGCACCGGGTCTCTCGCTGGGCCGCTACACCACGCAGGCGGACGCAGAAGCCGCGCTGGAGCGCATCCGGCTGCGCGGCATCCGCACGGCCCGCACCGTGACGCTGCGACCCGCTGGCGAGCTGCTCGTGGTGCGCGTGCCACGCGCCTCGGGCGCCGACCAGCAGGCGCTGGCCGCGCTCACCCTGCCTCAGAACCGCGGCTTCGCCGCCTGCCGCTGA
- a CDS encoding biotin--[acetyl-CoA-carboxylase] ligase: MTETDQAGLDAAVADLNAAAERIWMACQADWPGLSVEVQPELASTNTTLMARADEAEPGPVLLTAASQTAGRGRQGRQWAARAGDSLAFSLGLPVALDAIPGGGSALSLAVGLAVAEALDALRAERERSTGLGAPQPLGLKWPNDLWLEGRKLGGILIEARSGAHLPHGYRWLVIGVGLNVRAAVLPGTACVAEGLPASARPTAGEAWTAVAPALLQGVRAFVRHGFASLQAAYAERDVLAGQPVALWTRTGADPLADAPHASGIATGVDGHGALLVHTDAGLRAWSSGDVTVRPHAS, translated from the coding sequence ATGACCGAAACCGATCAGGCTGGGCTGGACGCCGCCGTGGCGGACCTGAATGCGGCCGCCGAACGGATCTGGATGGCGTGCCAGGCCGATTGGCCCGGCCTGTCGGTCGAGGTGCAGCCCGAGCTGGCGTCCACCAACACCACCCTCATGGCCCGCGCCGACGAGGCGGAGCCCGGCCCCGTTCTGCTGACTGCGGCCAGCCAGACCGCCGGGCGGGGCCGACAGGGCCGGCAGTGGGCCGCCCGCGCGGGTGACAGCCTGGCTTTCTCGCTCGGGCTCCCCGTGGCGCTGGACGCGATTCCGGGCGGCGGCAGCGCCCTGTCGCTTGCCGTCGGTCTGGCGGTGGCCGAAGCGCTCGACGCACTGCGTGCGGAACGCGAGCGATCCACGGGCCTCGGTGCACCGCAGCCGCTGGGCCTCAAGTGGCCGAACGACCTGTGGCTGGAAGGCCGCAAGCTCGGGGGCATCCTGATCGAAGCGCGCAGCGGGGCCCATCTGCCACACGGGTACCGTTGGCTCGTGATCGGCGTGGGCCTGAATGTGCGGGCTGCCGTGCTGCCCGGCACCGCCTGCGTGGCCGAGGGCCTGCCCGCCTCCGCACGACCGACCGCGGGTGAGGCCTGGACGGCCGTGGCCCCCGCGCTGCTGCAAGGCGTGCGGGCCTTCGTTCGGCATGGCTTTGCATCACTGCAGGCCGCCTATGCCGAGCGTGACGTGCTGGCCGGCCAGCCTGTGGCCTTGTGGACACGCACCGGCGCCGATCCGCTCGCCGACGCACCGCACGCCTCCGGCATCGCCACCGGCGTGGATGGGCACGGGGCCTTGCTCGTGCATACTGACGCCGGACTTCGCGCGTGGTCCAGCGGCGACGTCACAGTCCGCCCTCACGCCTCCTGA